In the Desulfuromonas sp. DDH964 genome, AGAACGAAGCCCCCGGTCAGTACCCAGCGGGCGATCTTACCGGCCGTTTCCCGGCGCCAGATGACATCGACCAGGTAAAGAACGGTGGCGGCAAAATAGAGCAGCAGCGTGATCTTGAAAAGCAGAACGTTGACGCTCATGGTTTCCCTTTCGGCAGACGAATTCCCAAGGTCTCCAGCGACTCCCCGACAATTTCACCGAGGAGGCGATCGGCGCCGGCAGCGTCGTTGGCGGCCAGCAGCCCGGGCAGGCCGCCGCGCAGAAGGCGGCGCAAAATCTCCCGATTATATTCGCCCTTGGGCGGCACTGTCAACCGCTTGCGCCGCAGGGCGCCCAACAGTTCCAGCACCTCTGCCCACTCTTCCCCGAACTGGCCGGCGAGCTCCTCCCTGAGCAGCGCGGCCAGAGCCGGGCTACCGCCGCCGGTCGCCACCGTCAGCGTCAGCGCGCCGCGCCGCAGCACCGCCGGCAGGGCGAAGTCCCCCTCGGCGGGGTCGTCGGCCCGGTTGACCAGGATCCGGGCCGCGCGGGCCTCGGCCACGACCGCCGCGTTCACCTGCGGGTCGTCGGTGGCGGCAAACGCGAGCAGGGCGCCGGCGAGATCGCCGTTGCGGTAGGGACGCGCCACCAGCTCCAGCGCCGGCGACAGAAGCTCCGGCAGCACCGTCGCCACCAGCCGCACCCGGGCGCCGGCGGCGAGCAACCCCTCGACCTTGCGCAGGCCGACGCGGCCGGCGCCGATAACGACGCAGAGTCGCTGCTGGAGATTGAGCTGGAGGGGATAATCGGGCATGGCCGCATCGGGGTTTGGCTTACCCGGCGGGCGTCGAAACCTTCGTCAGATGCCGAAGAGTTCGGCTTCCACCAGTTCGCAGAGAAGTTGTCCGAAGAAGAGTGCCGCTTCGGCAATCCGGGCCGGGGACTCGCTGGCAATCACAACCTGCTGATCGACCAGCTCCTCCTCGGGGGCGTTGCCCCGCGGGGCAATGACCACGGTGCCGCAGCCGGCCTGGCGGGCGGCCTGCAGCAGTTCGGTGAGCCCTTCGTCCCGCCCCCCATCGCCGAAGAGGAGCAGGATATCGTCGCCACCGACCAGCATGCGCAGCTGCCGCGCACCCGCTTGACGATGCAGGCCGTCCCGGGCGAGGGAGTGCAGCAGGGTCGGACTGGAGGCAAGGTTGAGCACCGGGAGCTGGGGGCGGTCGAAGGCGAGCCGGTGGAGAAAACGGTCAGCGACCAGTTCTGTCACCGCGGCCAGCGGGCCGCTGCCGTAGAGAAAAACGCGGCCGCTACGGTGGAAGGTGGCGACGATCCGCTCTGCCAGACCGACGACCGCAGCGGGATTGGTGAGGAAACTTTCTTTAAGGCAGGTCCCCAACTCGGCAATGGTCCGCTCGATTTTCTCCTGGTCCATGGAATCTCTCCCTACTCCCCCTGAATTTCCGGCATCATAGGGCGCTGCCCGGGTGCTGTCAAGGCGTTAACCGGGCAATTATGCCTTGCATTTTCCCGGGGCTGTTTTATCATTGATCTCTCAAAACCGAATTGATCCACCCCAATCCATCCCAAAGGAGAACCACATGGCGAGCGATAAAGTCGTGCAGCTGACCGACGACAGTTTTGAAAGCGACGTGATGAAATCCTCCACGCCGGTCCTGGTCGATTTCTGGGCCTCCTGGTGCGCCCCCTGCAAAGCGATCGGCCCGGTGATCGACAGCCTCGCCGACGAGTATGACGGCAAGGTCAAGGTCGCCAAGCTCAACGTCGACGAGAACCCGGCCACGCCCGGCAAGTACGGCGTCCGCGGCATCCCGACCCTGATCCTGTTCAAGGATGGCAAGATCGTCGACCAGGTAGTCGGCGCCGTCCCCAAAAACCAGCTCGAAGGGTTGATCAAGAAAGCCCTCTGAATCGAGTCTCTTTTGCGTCCTTCAAAATGCCCCGCTGGTCACCAGCGGGGCATTTTTATTTACATCGCATGCAGTTGGGAATTCCTGCCAGCTCCCGTCCCACTTTCGGAGCTGCTCCCCGGGTTCCCGCACCCCGCTGGACCAGCCCTTACTCCAGCGCGTCGGCGACCTCCCGCAGACGGCGAAAAATCTGCCGCGCCGCCGCCTTGTCGCCATTGCAGGCGCCGCGGGAAAGCTTGCCCAGCTCGCGGTGATCGAGTTCGGGGGCGCGCGTCTTCAACTCCGCCAGGGCGGCCTCGGCGGTGGCGGCAGCGCAGAGGCGGTCGCGCCAGGCCTCGACATGGTGAAAGACCTGCTGCTCCTGCCAGTGGCGTTCGCTCTGCCCGGCGAGGTGCTCCTGGATGGCGGCGGCCTCCTCGGGACGCTGGCGCAGCAGCACGGCCAGGTGCCTGACCTGGCGCTTGTGGGAGCCGTGCCCCTTGGTGCGGCGGGCGAGAGCCACCTCTTCGCTCAGCTCG is a window encoding:
- a CDS encoding SIS domain-containing protein encodes the protein MDQEKIERTIAELGTCLKESFLTNPAAVVGLAERIVATFHRSGRVFLYGSGPLAAVTELVADRFLHRLAFDRPQLPVLNLASSPTLLHSLARDGLHRQAGARQLRMLVGGDDILLLFGDGGRDEGLTELLQAARQAGCGTVVIAPRGNAPEEELVDQQVVIASESPARIAEAALFFGQLLCELVEAELFGI
- the trxA gene encoding thioredoxin TrxA, which translates into the protein MASDKVVQLTDDSFESDVMKSSTPVLVDFWASWCAPCKAIGPVIDSLADEYDGKVKVAKLNVDENPATPGKYGVRGIPTLILFKDGKIVDQVVGAVPKNQLEGLIKKAL
- the yjgA gene encoding ribosome biogenesis factor YjgA; the encoded protein is MEYDDYSRPSKSALKRAAKEIEALAGQLAEVTDAVIAGLELSAELSEEVALARRTKGHGSHKRQVRHLAVLLRQRPEEAAAIQEHLAGQSERHWQEQQVFHHVEAWRDRLCAAATAEAALAELKTRAPELDHRELGKLSRGACNGDKAAARQIFRRLREVADALE
- a CDS encoding precorrin-2 dehydrogenase/sirohydrochlorin ferrochelatase family protein, coding for MPDYPLQLNLQQRLCVVIGAGRVGLRKVEGLLAAGARVRLVATVLPELLSPALELVARPYRNGDLAGALLAFAATDDPQVNAAVVAEARAARILVNRADDPAEGDFALPAVLRRGALTLTVATGGGSPALAALLREELAGQFGEEWAEVLELLGALRRKRLTVPPKGEYNREILRRLLRGGLPGLLAANDAAGADRLLGEIVGESLETLGIRLPKGKP